The genomic stretch AGctaaccaaataaaaaaataaaataaatcaagaaAATATGTGTGGAAAAAAACGTAATTTAAATCAGTGCACATATAGCTATTTTACTGAGGTACTAGACAGCCGTACAGCTCTGACGGCCCTTTATGCCGCTCTTGATGAATCCTGGCCGGCAAATGCAGAAGTTGGGGGCACTGCAGTAGCCATTGGGACAGCCCTGGGGGCAATGGGGCTGGCAGATATACCGCTGGTGCTCGTCCCGCACGTAGCCCGGGTTGCACTCGCACTGGTTGTTGCCCGCGCAGACTCCGTTGAGGCAGGGTACATCGCACTTCGGCAGACACTCGGCTGACTTACGATCCCACTCGAAGCCATGCGCGCACTCGCAGATGTCCGGGCCAATGCAGCGTCCATTCTTGCAGGGTCTAAAGGGACAAACGTGATTATTCTCCCTATGGATATGTGCGTAGGCCCACTTACTGCTCGCAGATGGGCTCGCAGCGTCCCTGCAGCTTGAGGTAGCCCGCCTTGCAGGTGCAATGGCCAGGGGCCGTGCACTGCCCGTTGTCGCAGTTGTCGCAGACGGGCTCACAGCGCCCATCGGGAGCCTGGCGATAGCCTTGCAGACACTCGCACTTGTTGGGAGCCACACAGCGTCCTTGGGCACAGCCCTGCTTGCACTCCGGCTGGCAGTACTTGCGGCTCAGGGGATCCAGGGAGTATCCTTCCCGACACTGACATTCGTTGCGCTCGTCGCAAACTCCGTTGCCGCAGCCCAGTGGACAAGTGGAGATGCACTTGCCCTCGCTCGTTCGAACGTGGCCGGGAATGCAGACACACGTGTTGGGTGCCGTGCAGATTCCGTTTGGACAATCGTCCGCACAGATTGGGTCGCATTTTCGATAGATGTGCGGGTTGCGCTCGTATCCCTCACAGCACACCTGAACACTGCTCATGTCCGGGGTGGTCCCATTGCCAACGAACCTCTCCCGTGAATTGCGCAGAAGAGAAGCGGTTCTGTAAATCGAAAAGCAATTCGGATTGAAAGGGATAATCGATTGTTTAGGCACAGGACGTATCCTGGAAACTAATCGACACATCGATACTTTTCGATTGAAATAAAATGTGTGTGAACAGCCCACCTAAAAAACGTAGGTTACGATTATGAAAACTCAAAATTTGCAAATGAGTGGCTTATAGAGTCAATGGTCAATGGTGATTGCTTTAAGGTGTAAAAAACACTTATCTTATagataaattttcaaaatttccaTGTATGTACCTAATTTTTCAAGCTTTCATAGATTCTTTTGAACAAACAAATCATTCACGACGGCGTCCTTTCtaacataataataatttatttttcatcGCAAATGGTAATTATGGTAATTATAACCtttactcaaaatgagtattggggtatattagatttgtggtaaaagtggatgtgtgtaacgtccagaaggaatcgattccgaccccataatgtatatatattcttgatcagcatcaatagccgagtcgattgagccatgtctgtctgtccgtccccttcagcgcgtagtgctcaaagactataagagctagagcagcgatgttttgtatccagacttttctgatatgtcactgctacaagaatatttcaaaactttgccccgtcacttccgcccccacaaagggcgaatttcgacgatacgagaaaactaaaaacgcagaatcgtagaagatgactatcgtataattattatagccagaatcaagaaaacaatttcattctttctcgctctgtctctctctaacaaaCAGGTTTCAttgtcggttttgccaattgcaaaatatgagttccaggaactcagaacctataagagccagagcaaccaaatttggtacccacacttctgtgatatcggaccttgaccgttttgtgtcaaaatttcgccacaccccttccgccccgcaaaggacgaaaatctggggcatccacaaatctcagagactattatcgctagagtaaccaaatttggtatccgcacttctgttagatctcactataaaacgtatacctcagaatttcgccccacttctttccgcccccacaaaggacgaaaaactgttgcaaccacaatattgcacattcgagaaaactaaaaacacagAATCATatataatgatcatatctatcagatcagatcatttttatagccaaaaggaacaaatcaatttgcagtggctacgcaaggcccgacgtcacgctcagactgatctCTCttgcacgcactctttgtcgtgtcgtttaatattagcggcgtctggaggaggaggagagccatactgacttagtatcgggtataactgtagagttgcggtgtccgcagcaactcacaacgttccccctcgtttatgGATGCAATAGTTCGTTGTAAGTTTTAGTAAGAAGTGCCcagaaaaaaacatttttaaaccCTTTTCTAGAATATTTAAAGCTCCATTCGTACAGAGCTAATCGACTGCATTCCTTTCGTATCGTTGCATCATATCACTTGAATTGCTTGCGACTTTGCATACGTCGTTTGAATCCGAGTTTGTGCTATTATTTGCCTTTGCCCGACACACAGATTGGGCCGAGGCGCACTTCATTATCAGGCCAGTGGAGGATGTCGAGGTCGTTAGTTCACTGTTTTAATTGTTGGCCTTGTTTTCGATTTCTTTCGATAATCATTAGTCTTTAGTTTAATTATAAGGTTGTTTGTTCTGCTCGTAGTAAAAGTTATTCCCCGACTTACGGAACTTCCTTATAGCACACACCGCTGGCCATGGCCGATCGGGTCTTGTTGATGAACAGCGCCGTCTCGTCCAGAACCTGTGGGGCCCGTGTCACTGGGGGTCCAACCGGCTGCACGTAGTGTCCGAACAGGGGAGGCGAGGTTGCGGGCTGATAGGTCTCGGCGGGGACGAAATCGCTCCATCCATGGCTTGTCTGGTTCTGCGCATTGGCATTCCAGCCGTAGGTGCTCTGGTTGTAGCTGTTCCACCCGTAGCCCGTCTGGTTGTACTCACTGGCATTGCCCGAGAGCTGAAGATTCCCCGAAGGCGGCTGACGCGTTTTAAAGCCCGCCGTCTTGAACTGTGTCTGGCCAAGAGAGCAGATGGCCAGCAGAAGAGTCGGGACGAGTATCTTATACGATGACCTCATGGTGATGTCACTTTTTTCCCGTATTACAATTTTTAAGTACGTACTTATGCGCCCACGTCCGTCGGCGTCTGCTGTTGCACTTCGACTAATCGACTCACAATAAACGGGCTCTAATGCGAAAGCTGAGTCTGTGAGTCGCAAATCGCCTCCAGCGACCTCTTGCCCGTCCCCTAATCAGCACCTCGCCATTGGGCTATCAGTGGGGCAGCCGGAACGAAGGTTTACTCTCAGTAGCTGAACAGATGAATAGCTTTATGGtaaaataaattgataattaacAATTTGTGTTTGCTCTTGCTTACTGCCTACTGTCAAACCATTTGTGAGCAGTTCCACCAAAAGCCAGCAACAAATGACTATGATTGATCTGGCTTTGAACATTTAAGCGAGTTCCACAGAATATATGCACCATAGATGTTAGAAATTTGTACCCCATTTGGGCTTAAAGaagatttatgtatgtactattTTATAATGAACCAATCGAAACGTTGTGACTCGTGCCACTACTCTACTTATAAGTACAATATATTCCTGCACTTCGTCTTTCCTTTTTCACCGGATCGAAAATAATCTCCGTATGGACTCAGCCACAAGAAATTGTATTCTTTATTCCGAGCATTTCCGCATAacatattatattttattagatATGATAAATTCCTATTATGATCTTAAAAATTAAGGATAACCCAGATTTTGGTTGCTCCAGCTCCTATAGTCTAAGAACAAGACGTTAATCGATTcggctgatcaagaatatatgaaAGTATATACTCTATGGGGTCGGTAACGCTTCCTTCTTCCTTTTTCATTATACATCTACACGTATCTTATATACCCTTCTGCTCTTTGAGTAAcgaaaaaattaagaatatttatgaaaagtagtacttgtttttatttcggGTGAACGGATGAACAGATTCGACAATTGTTGAAATAGATCATTGGTTTTTGCTATTCTTAACGTCTCTATGACATCGATTTACATCTGCTTGCACCGCCGCTCCTCCCGATAGTAGCCCGGAGCACACTCACAGTAGCCTGGCGAGAGGCACAGGCCGTGCGCACAATCCTCGGTACAGATGGGCTGGCATTTCAGGTTCTGTGGGCTGCCATGGTTCACGTAGCCCTCGCAGCAGTAGGAGATCTGACGGAGTCTCGCATTCGGGTTGATGGTTTCCACCCTGCAAGATAATTGATGTGATGTGAGACTCGTTGTGGGAACTCTGGGAGAGGCCTAAGCCTACATCTCTTCCTTGTAGCAGACGCCGGAGTCTCGTGTGGCCAGCATCTCACGCTCCCAGTTCTGTTCGGGCAGCTTTAGCCAGAACTGAGCGGCAGTGGGCGAGGGTCGCTCAATCGCTAGGCAGACGATAAGAAGGCCAATCAGTGGGGATTTCAAGTGCATTTCGTTCAGCTCTACAATTGTGAATGGGGCCGTGAATGGCAATGATCGTCAGCGCTGCGATCGCAAGTGTCTCCGAGCTACTAAATTGTCTTCCCAGTCAGGCTCGGCTTTTATGTGTATGGAGAAAGAAATTGTCTATGTTCATGAATAGATAATTACTCGTACTATTTTAAAATAGACAATACAGCAGGGGCGTCGCTCATAGGGGGCTACACGAcccatatgtatgcatgtacgcATATGTAGGTACGATTGTGCATGAGCCCACTGATACTGATAAGCCCACTCTATTTGAGAAATATTTCAATGTTTATTACAATTTTCTTTGTGACTGAAAAAGTGGGAGAGAGTATACGGAAAATAGAGTGACTTCGAGGAGAACATAAACTCTTATCAGTCCATGTAGCAACGCGCTCCTCTCACAGCCACCACATCGAGTTGTGGAACCTCTCGGCTCCGCCCAAGATGAAGTGCCTGCCAAGTAGGAGCTCGAACTCCAGGATTAGGGAGCTATTCGCCCGCGTTGGATCCACCGAGGCATAGGTGGTGACCGTGTCCGGCGACATACACTTGT from Drosophila pseudoobscura strain MV-25-SWS-2005 chromosome 4, UCI_Dpse_MV25, whole genome shotgun sequence encodes the following:
- the NimB2 gene encoding multiple epidermal growth factor-like domains protein 10, producing the protein MRSSYKILVPTLLLAICSLGQTQFKTAGFKTRQPPSGNLQLSGNASEYNQTGYGWNSYNQSTYGWNANAQNQTSHGWSDFVPAETYQPATSPPLFGHYVQPVGPPVTRAPQVLDETALFINKTRSAMASGVCYKEVPTASLLRNSRERFVGNGTTPDMSSVQVCCEGYERNPHIYRKCDPICADDCPNGICTAPNTCVCIPGHVRTSEGKCISTCPLGCGNGVCDERNECQCREGYSLDPLSRKYCQPECKQGCAQGRCVAPNKCECLQGYRQAPDGRCEPVCDNCDNGQCTAPGHCTCKAGYLKLQGRCEPICEQPCKNGRCIGPDICECAHGFEWDRKSAECLPKCDVPCLNGVCAGNNQCECNPGYVRDEHQRYICQPHCPQGCPNGYCSAPNFCICRPGFIKSGIKGRQSCTAV
- the NimB3 gene encoding uncharacterized protein NimB3 is translated as MHLKSPLIGLLIVCLAIERPSPTAAQFWLKLPEQNWEREMLATRDSGVCYKEEMVETINPNARLRQISYCCEGYVNHGSPQNLKCQPICTEDCAHGLCLSPGYCECAPGYYREERRCKQM